A window from Salvia miltiorrhiza cultivar Shanhuang (shh) chromosome 2, IMPLAD_Smil_shh, whole genome shotgun sequence encodes these proteins:
- the LOC131010758 gene encoding cytochrome P450 81Q32-like, whose protein sequence is METLNLVYLPLIYALYILTKHLFHKLQKLPPTPLLSLPLLGHLPLLKKPLYRSLARISASYGPVVLLQFGSRRVLVVSSPSAAEDCLSKNDVVFANRPRLLAGKHIGYNYTSLAWTSYGDHWRNLRKVSSIEVLSAHRLQLLHGIRADEVRTMVRALGRAAAERRPVDMKATFFELTMNVMMRMIAGKRYYGENVDDVEEARRFREIVRETLRLATSHVGDFVPLLRWLRVGRVEEGMVELQRKRNVFMQELVEERKRSFRSYGAAAEEEGRMKTMIEMLLALQEKEPDYYTDAVIRSLMLVMLIAGTDTSAGTMEWALSLLLNNPHALRRAQAEIDDRVGHGRLLDEADIAELPYLRCVINETLRMFPAGPLLIPHESSDECVVGGYRVPAGTMLLVNAWAMHNDPKNWDEPREFRPERFEKLDGYRDGFRLMPFGAGRRGCPGEPLAVRMVGLGLGTLIQCFDWERLGKELVDMSEGAGLSMPRATPLMAYCRARPAAAGLLATI, encoded by the exons atggAGACATTAAATCTGGTATATCTCCCACTCATATACGCCCTCTACATTTTGACAAAACACTTATTCCACAAGCTCCAAAAGCTTCCCCCCACCCCCCTCCTCTCCCTCCCCCTCCTCGGCCACCTCCCCCTCCTCAAAAAGCCCCTCTACCGCTCCCTGGCCCGCATCTCCGCCTCCTACGGCCCGGTCGTCCTCCTCCAGTTCGGCTCCCGCCGCGTCCTCGTCGTCTCCTCCCCCTCCGCCGCCGAGGACTGCCTCTCCAAGAACGACGTCGTCTTCGCCAACCGCCCCCGCCTCCTGGCCGGCAAACACATCGGCTACAACTACACCTCCCTCGCCTGGACCTCCTACGGCGACCACTGGCGAAACCTGCGCAAGGTTTCATCCATTGAAGTTCTGTCAGCTCACAGGCTGCAGCTGCTGCACGGAATTAGGGCTGATGAGGTTCGGACCATGGTTCGGGCCCTGGGGCGGGCCGCGGCGGAGCGGAGGCCCGTCGACATGAAGGCCACCTTCTTCGAGCTCACCATGAACGTCATGATGCGGATGATCGCCGGGAAGAGGTACTACGGCGAGAACGTGGACGACGTGGAGGAGGCGCGCCGCTTCAGGGAGATCGTCAGGGAGACGCTGCGCCTCGCCACGTCGCACGTGGGGGACTTCGTGCCGCTGCTGCGGTGGCTGCGGGTGGGCCGCGTGGAGGAGGGGATGGTGGAGCTGCAGCGGAAGAGGAATGTGTTTATGCAGGAGCTCGTGGAGGAGCGGAAGAGGAGCTTCAGGAGTTACGGCGCCGCCGCCGAGGAGGAAGGGAGGATGAAGACGATGATTGAAATGCTGCTCGCATTGCAGGAGAAGGAGCCTGACTATTACACTGATGCTGTCATTAGAAGCTTAATGCTG GTGATGCTAATCGCCGGCACCGACACATCCGCCGGAACGATGGAATGGGCTCTGTCTCTCCTCCTCAACAACCCCCACGCCCTCCGCAGGGCCCAAGCCGAGATCGACGACCGCGTGGGCCACGGCCGCCTCCTCGACGAGGCCGACATCGCGGAGCTCCCGTACCTCCGGTGCGTCATCAACGAGACGCTGCGCATGTTCCCCGCCGGCCCGCTGCTGATCCCGCACGAGTCCTCGGACGAGTGCGTGGTCGGGGGCTACCGCGTTCCCGCCGGCACGATGCTGCTGGTGAACGCGTGGGCCATGCACAACGACCCCAAGAACTGGGACGAGCCCCGCGAGTTCAGGCCGGAGCGGTTCGAGAAGCTCGACGGCTACCGCGACGGGTTCAGGCTCATGCCGTTTGGCGCCGGAAGGCGCGGCTGCCCCGGGGAGCCCCTGGCCGTGCGCATGGTGGGGTTGGGGCTGGGGACGCTTATTCAGTGCTTCGATTGGGAGAGGCTCGGTAAGGAGCTGGTTGATATGAGTGAGGGCGCGGGGTTGTCGATGCCCAGGGCCACGCCGTTGATGGCGTATTGCAGAGCCCGGCCTGCTGCGGCCGGCCTTCTCGCTACTATCTAA